One genomic window of Melanotaenia boesemani isolate fMelBoe1 chromosome 20, fMelBoe1.pri, whole genome shotgun sequence includes the following:
- the si:dkey-177p2.6 gene encoding cell division cycle-associated protein 4 isoform X2: protein MLGRGVKRKWSCLEELEAKVLPDPAATDEKRPNMEEDEREDPSKSDMSHLQQRQLVLSLCLKKLQHYQAGMELSLRRSVLLINTLRQIQEEIRSDGTGTCTSDILLQDVDPDSCLLRDDFREDMPVTCPGCVEGDGENLSLSPPLSPEFPSQEANSSPDQQKPLPTAISNTFSDAGNTMGYLSDLALDDIFEDIDTSMYETSDLPSAWAAGSLWPVSVSLWPDEDMKLRPPSHSSPGSLQSCLMDLNELDHIMEILVKS from the coding sequence ATGTTGGGTCGTGGTGTCAAGCGGAAGTGGAGCTGCTTGGAGGAGCTGGAGGCCAAGGTGCTCCCTGACCCTGCAGCGACGGATGAAAAAAGGCCAAACATGGAGGAGGACGAGCGAGAAGACCCTTCCAAGTCTGACATGAGCCACTTGCAGCAGCGTCAGCTGGTGCTCAGCCTCTGCTTGAAGAAGCTTCAGCACTACCAGGCCGGTATGGAGCTCAGCCTGCGTCGCTCCGTGCTCCTCATCAACACGCTCAGGCAGATCCAGGAGGAAATCCGGAGTGATGGCACTGGAACCTGCACCTCGGATATACTCCTCCAGGACGTCGACCCCGACTCCTGTCTTCTCAGGGACGACTTCAGAGAGGACATGCCAGTTACATGCCCCGGATGCGTGGAGGGAGATGGCGAAAACCTGTCTCTGTCTCCTCCGCTTTCCCCAGAATTCCCCTCTCAGGAGGCGAACAGCTCCCCCGACCAGCAGAAACCTCTGCCCACCGCCATCAGTAACACTTTTAGTGATGCAGGAAACACCATGGGCTACCTAAGTGACCTTGCCCTGGACGATATCTTTGAGGACATTGACACATCGATGTACGAGACTTCAGATTTGCCTTCCGCCTGGGCAGCAGGTTCTCTGTGGCCTGTCAGCGTGTCGCTTTGGCCTGACGAGGACATGAAGCTGCGCCCTCCCAGCCATTCCTCACCTGGAAGCCTCCAGTCGTGTCTAATGGACCTGAATGAGCTGGACCACATCATGGAGATCCTAGTAAAGTCCTGA
- the ahsa1a gene encoding activator of 90 kDa heat shock protein ATPase homolog 1a: MAKWGEGDPRWIVEERADATNVNNWHWTERDATNWSSDKLKSLLLGLDVESEEGKCEVTEVSKVEGEASVNNRKGKLIFFYEWNIKATWTGKSKAGVTYNGAIEVPNLSDENDMEDLDISVSLNKDEPDTTLFNLMKTKGSEKIRTALGSYVEFLKSEFTQGMILPTANGVAKLQSTSQSNAKLDKTQISSKSSTAAPINTGVKIPTCKFSMRDTFLTSPADLYRVFLNQDMVQAFTHGSATVEGERGGKFRLLEGNVFGEFTELVPDEKIVMKWRYNNWPCEHYATIALTFLDRSNETELKVECRGVPNSEEEQTKEGWRRYYFEAIKQTFGYGARLF; the protein is encoded by the exons ATGGCTAAGTGGGGAGAAGGGGACCCTCGTTGGATTGTGGAGGAGAGAGCTGATGCTACTAATGTCAACAACTGGCACTG GACCGAAAGAGATGCAACAAACTGGTCATCGGATAAGTTGAAATCATTGCTTCTGGGGTTGGATGTGGAGAGTGAAGAGGGGAAGTGTGAAGTGACTGAAGTCAGCAAGGTGGAAGGAGAGGCCTCAGTTAACAACCGCAAAGgcaaacttatttttttttatgaatggaACATAAAAGCTACTTGGACTG GAAAGTCAAAAGCAGGAGTGACATACAACGGAGCAATCGAAGTTCCCAACTTGTCTGATGAAAACGACATGGAGGACCTTGAT ATTTCTGTATCGCTAAACAAAGACGAACCCGACACAACACTGTTCAACCTGATGAAAACAAAAGGATCTGAGAAAATCCGGACTGCACTGGGGAGTTACGTTGAGTTTCTTAAATCAG AGTTCACACAAGGGATGATCCTGCCTACAGCCAACGGTGTGGCCAAGCTGCAGTCCACTTCACAATCCAACGCCAAGTTGGATAAAACCCAG ATTTCCTCCAAAAGCAGCACAGCTGCTCCCATCAACACTGGTGTCAAAATCCCCACCTGTAAATTCAGCATGAGAGATACGTTTCTCACCTCCCCGGCTGATCTCTACCGCGTCTTTCTCAACCAAGAT ATGGTTCAGGCGTTCACACACGGTTCTGCCACAGTGGAAGGAGAACGGGGTGGAAAGTTTCGTCTGCTAGAAGGGAATGTGTTTGGAGAATTTACAGAGCTG GTTCCTGATGAGAAAATAGTAATGAAGTGGAGGTATAACAACTGGCCCTGTG AACATTACGCGACAATCGCGCTGACCTTCTTGGACCGAAGCAACGAGACGGAGCTGAAGGTGGAGTGCCGAGGCGTCCCCAACAGCGAGGAGGAACAGACGAAAGAGGGATGGAGGAGATACTACTTTGAAGCTATTAAACAGACTTTTGGCTATGGAGCCCGACTCTTCTAA
- the LOC121630727 gene encoding dr1-associated corepressor, producing MPGQKRKYNVRFPPSRIKKIMQKDTEVGRIAMAVPVIISRALEMFLKSLLTKTCLITQSKFSSVISVAHMKQCIESEKLFHFLTDLVEGATSMTTQKDNRGMSMWPLYRNKRFEIPVKNPSDAGDMAPRRSLASLENDSSSSESELFICL from the exons ATGCCTggacagaagagaaaatataaTGTACGGTTTCCTCCC AGTCGCATcaaaaaaataatgcagaagGACACAGAGGTGGGGAGGATTGCGATGGCGGTTCCGGTGATCATAT CTCGGGCGTTGGAGATGTTCCTAAAGTCTCTACTCACCAAAACCTGTCTGATAACTCAgtcaaagttcagtagtgtcaTATCAGTCGCTCACAT gaAGCAGTGCATTGAGTCAGAAAAGCTGTTCCATTTCCTCACAGACCTGGTAGAGGGAGCCACGTCGATGACAACCCAGAAAGACAATCGAGGCATGAGTATGTGGCCTTTATACAG gaacaaAAGGTTTGAAATTCCTGTCAAAAACCCGTCAGATGCAGGAGACATGGCACCACGAAGGAGCCTCGCCTCACTTGAAAATGACTCGAGCTCTAGC GAGTCGGAGCTGTTCATCTGCTTGTAG
- the si:dkey-177p2.6 gene encoding cell division cycle-associated protein 4 isoform X1: protein MTLSRNTSMLGRGVKRKWSCLEELEAKVLPDPAATDEKRPNMEEDEREDPSKSDMSHLQQRQLVLSLCLKKLQHYQAGMELSLRRSVLLINTLRQIQEEIRSDGTGTCTSDILLQDVDPDSCLLRDDFREDMPVTCPGCVEGDGENLSLSPPLSPEFPSQEANSSPDQQKPLPTAISNTFSDAGNTMGYLSDLALDDIFEDIDTSMYETSDLPSAWAAGSLWPVSVSLWPDEDMKLRPPSHSSPGSLQSCLMDLNELDHIMEILVKS, encoded by the exons ATGACACTATCCAGGAACAC GTCAATGTTGGGTCGTGGTGTCAAGCGGAAGTGGAGCTGCTTGGAGGAGCTGGAGGCCAAGGTGCTCCCTGACCCTGCAGCGACGGATGAAAAAAGGCCAAACATGGAGGAGGACGAGCGAGAAGACCCTTCCAAGTCTGACATGAGCCACTTGCAGCAGCGTCAGCTGGTGCTCAGCCTCTGCTTGAAGAAGCTTCAGCACTACCAGGCCGGTATGGAGCTCAGCCTGCGTCGCTCCGTGCTCCTCATCAACACGCTCAGGCAGATCCAGGAGGAAATCCGGAGTGATGGCACTGGAACCTGCACCTCGGATATACTCCTCCAGGACGTCGACCCCGACTCCTGTCTTCTCAGGGACGACTTCAGAGAGGACATGCCAGTTACATGCCCCGGATGCGTGGAGGGAGATGGCGAAAACCTGTCTCTGTCTCCTCCGCTTTCCCCAGAATTCCCCTCTCAGGAGGCGAACAGCTCCCCCGACCAGCAGAAACCTCTGCCCACCGCCATCAGTAACACTTTTAGTGATGCAGGAAACACCATGGGCTACCTAAGTGACCTTGCCCTGGACGATATCTTTGAGGACATTGACACATCGATGTACGAGACTTCAGATTTGCCTTCCGCCTGGGCAGCAGGTTCTCTGTGGCCTGTCAGCGTGTCGCTTTGGCCTGACGAGGACATGAAGCTGCGCCCTCCCAGCCATTCCTCACCTGGAAGCCTCCAGTCGTGTCTAATGGACCTGAATGAGCTGGACCACATCATGGAGATCCTAGTAAAGTCCTGA
- the cdca4 gene encoding cell division cycle-associated protein 4: protein MFPKGTKRKFSDPGEEPVSSGDQSPASSSAAARTLSSSYSLQRQSLLDMSLIKLQLCHMLVEPNLCRSVLIANTVRQIQEEMTQDGTWQIMTQALAAAQCPADRLVATEVLCRQTDAAAQAAQSPKPFSVVGLEEGYHSEEVVMEGDVEAEVTMSTLSPLPPQLSSTSYLAGPFGMTPCWEEEEDDGGCEEDEEEDSEECVSEGEEGDRDDLSADSRTGEQVFGTFEIKHPAPPPDPALEELFSDVDPSYYDLDTVLTGMQSTPKIGPYDLLESLSSHGPTALSSSSSCRSDLNELDHIMEIIVGS, encoded by the coding sequence ATGTTCCCGAAGGGCACCAAGcgcaagttttcagaccccgGAGAGGAGCCGGTTTCTAGCGGTGACCAGAGCCCAGCATCTTCATCTGCAGCAGCCCGGACGCTGTCGTCCTCTTACAGCTTGCAGCGGCAGTCGCTGCTTGACATGTCACTGATCAAGCTGCAGCTCTGCCACATGTTGGTGGAGCCCAACCTGTGCCGATCGGTGCTCATAGCCAACACAGTGCGACAGATCCAGGAGGAGATGACCCAGGATGGTACCTGGCAGATAATGACCCAGGCCCTGGCGGCTGCTCAGTGCCCCGCTGACCGCCTGGTGGCCACTGAAGTGCTGTGCAGGCAGACTGACGCGGCAGCTCAGGCTGCGCAGAGCCCAAAGCCCTTCTCTGTGGTCGGTTTAGAGGAAGGCTACCACTCTGAGGAAGTAGTAATGGAGGGAGATGTGGAGGCAGAGGTCACGATGTCCACTTTGTCACCTCTCCCCCCTCAGCTGTCCTCAACCTCTTACCTGGCAGGTCCCTTTGGCATGACGCCCTGctgggaggaggaagaagacgaTGGCGGCTGTGAAGAGGACGAAGAGGAGGACAGCGAGGAGTGCGTGTcagaaggagaggaaggagaCCGGGACGACCTTAGCGCAGATTCCAGGACAGGGGAGCAGGTTTTTGGGACTTTTGAGATCAAGCATCCAGCACCACCTCCTGACCCTGCACTCGAGGAACTGTTTTCAGATGTGGACCCGTCCTACTATGACCTTGATACAGTGCTAACAGGCATGCAGAGCACCCCAAAAATAGGGCCTTACGATCTGCTGGAGAGCCTGTCCTCTCACGGGCCCACCGCCCTGAGCTCTAGCTCGAGTTGCAGGTCAGACCTGAATGAACTGGACCACATCATGGAGATCATTGTGGGATCCTGA